One Molothrus ater isolate BHLD 08-10-18 breed brown headed cowbird chromosome 4, BPBGC_Mater_1.1, whole genome shotgun sequence genomic window carries:
- the SRD5A3 gene encoding polyprenol reductase, translating to MLAALAAAWSLLAAAFLAALLLLRRSPAPRPGRAGLVISGLFQDLIRYGKTKRGCGQLPGWLRLLQVPKRWFTHFYVVSVLWNGFLLICLFRAEFLGKSLPSWIQDMHHALGRDSQSKDTDSEHFSALLVLLLLWLHSCRRLAECLWTSVFSSGVIHIVQYCFGLGYYIAVGSTVLCQVPTNVRNGKKLSVQICWYHIIGVMMYIWASLHQHRCLAILANLRKSRSGKVVSLSHSVPFGDWFESVSCPHYFAELLIYVSMAITLGIHNVTWWCVVMYVLFNQALAAVLCHEFYQKNFSSYPKHRKAFIPLVF from the exons ATGCTGGCGGCGCTGGCCGCCGCCTGGTCCCTGCTGGCCGCCGCCTTCCTGgcggcgctgctgctgctccggCGGTCCCCGGCGCCGCGGCCTGGCCGCGCTGGCCTGGTGATCTCCGGCCTCTTCCAGGACCTCATTCGCTACGGGAAGACGAAGCGCGGGTGCGGGCAGCTCCCGGGCTGGCTGCGGCTCCTGCAGGTGCCCAAGAG GTGGTTTACTCACTTTTATGTGGTTTCTGTGCTCTGGAATGGCTTCCTGCTGATCTGTCTTTTCCGAGCTGAGTTCCTTGGAAAGTCACTCCCATCATGGATTCAGGACATGCACCATGCTCTTGGCAGAGATTCTCAGAGCAAGGACACAG ATAGTGAGCACTTCTCTGCACTCCTGGTTCTCTTGCTCCTTTGGCTGCATAGCTGTCGAAGACTTGCAGAATGCCTCTGGACCAGTGTGTTTTCCAGTGGTGTCATTCATATAGTGCAGTACTGCTTTGGACTTGGTTACTACATTGCTGTTGGCTCAACTGTGCTGTGTCAAGTGCCTACTAATGTCAGGAATG gaaaaaagctttctgtGCAGATCTGCTGGTATCACATCATAGGAGTTATGATGTACATTTGGGCCTCTCTTCACCAACACAGATGCCTTGCAATTCTAGCTAATCTTAGAAAAAGCAGATCAG GAAAGGTTGTAAGTCTGAGCCACAGTGTACCTTTTGGAGACTGGTTTGAGAGCGTCTCTTGCCCTCATTATTTTGCAGAGCTCCTAATATATGTTTCTATGGCCATCACACTTGGAATACACAATGTGACATGGTGGTGTGTAGTGATGTATGTTCTTTTTAACCAGGCATTGGCTGCTGTTTTGTGTCATGAGTTTTATCAGAAAAACTTTAGCTCATACCCAAAGCATCGAAAAGCATTTATACCACTTGTTTTTTAG
- the TMEM165 gene encoding LOW QUALITY PROTEIN: transmembrane protein 165 (The sequence of the model RefSeq protein was modified relative to this genomic sequence to represent the inferred CDS: inserted 1 base in 1 codon; deleted 1 base in 1 codon) has protein sequence MGSPLPPPLPPLPRAVALLLAAALLLAAPARLRAAPEEEPGRKKEPPPPPAAQGAEPRAEKGSSLVAPVHIVSEESADKTNLGFIHAFVAAISVIIVSELGDKTFFIAAIMAMRYNRLTVLAGAMLALGLMTCLSVLFGYATTVIPRVYTYYVSTALFAIFGIRMXREGLKMSPDEGQEELEEVQAEIKKKDEELQRTKLLNGPGDVESGPGTTIPQKKWLHFISPIFVQAFTLTFLAEWGDRSQLTTIVLAAREDPYGVAVGGTVGHCLCTGLAVIGGRMIAQKISVRTVTIIGGIVFLAFAFSALFISPDSGF, from the exons ATGGGgtccccgctgccgccgccgctgccgccgctcccgcGGGCCGTCGCGCTGCTCCTGGCGGCCGCGCTGCTGCtggcggccccggcccggctccgcGCCGCTCCCGAGGAAGAGCCCGGCAGGAAGAAGGagccgccgccaccgccggcGGCGCAGGGAGCGGAGCCGCGGGCTGAG AAAGGCTCCTCCCTAGTTGCTCCAGTCCACATTGTCAGTGAAGAGTCAGCTGACAAGACTAACCTGGGCTTTATTCATGCCTTCGTGGCTGCTATCTCGGTCATCATCGTGTCGGAGCTGGGGGACAAGACCTTCTTCATCGCGGCCATCATGGCCATGCGCTACAACCGCCTGACC GTGCTGGCTGGTGCCATGCTTGCCCTGGGACTCATGACGTGTTTGTCAG ttttgtttggcTATGCCACCACGGTTATTCCTCGTGTGTACACATACTATGTGTCAACAGCACTGTTTGCAATCTTTGGCATCCGAA CTCGGGAAGGCTTGAAAATGAGTCCAGATGAAGgtcaggaagagctggaggaagttcaagcagaaattaaaaaaaaagatgaggaa CTTCAGAGAACTAAACTGTTAAATGGGCCAGGAGATGTGGAATCCGGGCCAGGCACCACTATACCTCAGAAGAAATGGCTACACTTTATTTCACCAATCTTTGTTCAAGCTTTTACTTTAACATTTTTAGCAGAATGGGGCGATCGTTCCCAATTAACAACCATAGTCTTGGCTGCCAGAGAG gaCCCCTATGGTGTGGCAGTAGGAGGAACAGTGGGACATTGCCTATGCACTGGTTTAGCAGTTATTGGAGGGAGAATGATAGCACAAAAAATTTCTGTTAGGACTG tgacAATCATAGGAGGCATTGTCTTCTTAGCCTTTGCATTTTCTGCACTATTTATAAGTCCAGActctggtttttaa